The Emcibacter nanhaiensis genome has a window encoding:
- the clpB gene encoding ATP-dependent chaperone ClpB, with translation MDFDKYTDRSKGFIQSAQNLALREGHQRFTPEHILKVLLEDKEGLCANLMQAAGADPKQALLAVEKEVAGYPKVEGSGAGQLYMDPATARLFDGVQELAKKAGDEYVTVERLLLALTLASGSKSADILKAAGLTAQNLNSAINEVRQGRTASSASAEDSYEALKKYARDLTAAARDGKLDPVIGRDEEIRRTIQVLSRRTKNNPVLIGEPGVGKTAIVEGLALRIANGDVPDSLSQKKIMALDMGALVAGAKYRGEFEERLKGVLQEVQAAEGEIVLFIDEMHTIVGAGASEGSMDASNLLKPALARGELHCIGATTLNEYRKYVEKDAALERRFQPVMVGEPTVEDTISILRGLKEKYELHHGIRITDGAIVAAATLSNRYINDRFLPDKAIDLVDEAASKIKMEVDSKPAELDELDRRIIQLKIEREALKKEKDEASRDRLEKLEKELGELEQQSAEITAQWQKEKDRISGDQQIKEQLDHARLELEQAQRSGDLARAGELQYGTIPDLEKRLGEAEQAEASGNQLLKEEVSDEDIASVVSRWTGIPVDKMLEGEREKLVHMEDWLGRRVIGQDEAVKAVSAAVRRARAGLQDENRPIGSFLFLGPTGVGKTELTKALAEFLFDDEHAMVRIDMSEFMEKHAVARLIGAPPGYVGYEEGGVLTEAVRRRPYQVVLFDEVEKAHPDVFNVLLQVLDDGRLTDGQGRTVDFKNTLIILTSNLGSHILADQPEGTDVEAVRDQVMEVVRASFRPEFLNRLDEITLFHRLGREHMHGIVEIQLKRLKKMLADRKITLDLDQTALDWLAHAGYDPVYGARPLKRVIQRNLQDALANKILEGTVHDGSTVHVTAGADGLELTV, from the coding sequence ATGGACTTCGATAAATATACAGATCGCAGCAAAGGATTTATCCAAAGCGCCCAGAATCTGGCGCTCCGTGAGGGTCATCAGCGGTTTACACCGGAACATATCCTGAAAGTGCTGCTGGAGGACAAGGAAGGCCTGTGCGCCAACCTGATGCAGGCGGCGGGCGCCGATCCCAAACAGGCCCTGCTGGCCGTTGAAAAAGAGGTTGCCGGCTATCCGAAGGTGGAAGGCAGCGGCGCCGGCCAGCTCTATATGGATCCGGCCACGGCGCGCCTGTTTGACGGTGTCCAGGAACTGGCGAAAAAGGCCGGCGATGAATATGTCACCGTGGAACGCCTGCTGCTCGCCCTGACGCTTGCCAGCGGCAGCAAATCCGCGGATATCCTGAAAGCGGCCGGGCTGACCGCCCAGAATCTCAATTCTGCCATCAATGAAGTCCGCCAGGGCCGTACCGCCAGCAGCGCCAGCGCGGAAGACAGTTACGAGGCGCTGAAGAAATATGCCCGGGACCTGACCGCCGCCGCCCGCGACGGCAAGCTTGACCCGGTGATCGGCCGCGACGAGGAAATCCGCCGCACCATCCAGGTGCTCAGCCGCCGGACCAAGAACAACCCGGTGCTGATCGGCGAACCCGGCGTTGGCAAGACCGCCATTGTAGAAGGCCTGGCGTTGCGTATTGCCAACGGCGATGTGCCTGATTCCCTGAGTCAGAAAAAAATCATGGCCCTGGACATGGGCGCCCTGGTGGCCGGGGCCAAATATCGCGGCGAGTTCGAGGAGCGCCTCAAGGGCGTACTTCAGGAAGTGCAGGCGGCCGAAGGCGAGATCGTGCTGTTTATCGATGAGATGCATACCATTGTCGGCGCCGGCGCCTCTGAAGGCTCCATGGATGCTTCCAACCTGCTGAAGCCGGCCCTGGCCCGGGGTGAACTGCATTGCATCGGCGCCACCACGCTGAATGAATATCGCAAATATGTGGAAAAGGATGCCGCTCTGGAGCGTCGTTTCCAGCCGGTTATGGTCGGTGAACCGACGGTGGAAGACACTATTTCCATCCTGCGCGGCCTCAAGGAAAAATACGAACTTCACCACGGAATCCGGATTACTGACGGCGCCATTGTCGCCGCGGCGACCCTGTCCAACCGCTATATCAATGACCGTTTCCTGCCGGACAAGGCCATCGACCTGGTGGACGAAGCGGCGTCCAAGATCAAAATGGAAGTGGACAGCAAGCCGGCCGAACTGGACGAACTGGACCGTCGCATCATTCAGCTCAAGATCGAGCGCGAGGCCCTGAAGAAGGAAAAAGACGAGGCGTCGCGCGACCGGCTGGAAAAACTGGAAAAAGAGTTGGGCGAACTGGAACAGCAGTCTGCTGAAATTACCGCCCAGTGGCAGAAGGAAAAAGACCGGATCAGTGGTGACCAGCAGATCAAGGAACAGCTGGACCATGCCCGGCTTGAACTGGAACAGGCCCAGCGCTCCGGTGATCTGGCCCGGGCCGGGGAGCTGCAGTATGGCACCATTCCCGACCTGGAAAAACGCCTCGGCGAAGCCGAGCAGGCCGAAGCCTCCGGGAACCAGCTGCTCAAGGAAGAGGTCAGTGACGAGGACATCGCCTCTGTGGTCAGTCGCTGGACCGGTATTCCGGTCGACAAGATGCTGGAAGGCGAACGGGAAAAACTGGTGCATATGGAAGACTGGCTCGGCCGCCGCGTGATCGGCCAGGACGAAGCTGTCAAGGCGGTGTCCGCCGCCGTGCGCCGGGCCCGCGCCGGCCTGCAGGATGAAAACCGCCCGATCGGCTCGTTCCTGTTTCTGGGGCCGACCGGGGTCGGTAAAACCGAACTGACCAAGGCGCTGGCCGAATTCCTGTTTGACGACGAACATGCCATGGTGCGGATCGACATGTCCGAATTCATGGAGAAACATGCGGTGGCCCGGCTGATCGGGGCGCCGCCGGGATATGTGGGTTATGAAGAAGGCGGGGTGCTGACCGAAGCCGTTCGGCGGCGGCCTTACCAGGTGGTGCTGTTTGACGAGGTGGAAAAAGCCCATCCCGACGTGTTCAATGTGCTCTTGCAGGTGCTGGACGACGGCCGCCTGACCGACGGCCAGGGCCGCACCGTGGATTTCAAGAACACCCTGATCATCCTGACCAGCAACCTGGGCAGCCATATTCTGGCCGACCAGCCGGAAGGGACGGATGTGGAAGCCGTGCGCGACCAGGTGATGGAAGTGGTGCGGGCGTCGTTCCGGCCGGAATTCCTCAACCGCCTGGATGAAATCACCCTGTTCCACCGTCTCGGCCGTGAACATATGCACGGCATTGTCGAGATCCAGCTGAAACGACTGAAAAAGATGCTGGCGGACCGCAAGATCACCTTGGATCTGGATCAGACCGCCCTCGACTGGCTGGCCCATGCAGGCTACGACCCGGTTTACGGCGCCCGGCCATTGAAAAGGGTGATCCAGCGCAATCTGCAGGACGCGCTGGCCAACAAGATCCTTGAGGGCACGGTCCATGACGGCTCCACCGTTCATGTCACCGCCGGCGCGGACGGCCTGGAACTCACTGTATAG
- a CDS encoding DUF4167 domain-containing protein: MKQSQNSRRGRQNAKPNNNQQRGKSNKGRKGGRGSQPQGNPATRQVDSHGPLGKQRGNAKQLYEKYKTLAREAFSSDRMISESLSQFADHYYRIYAEYAAAEAAAQAARDEEQKRKAEEAAENQANFIEVDGDEADAGAVKSSSSKEPEGGKDSGEEAESATILSLDLGDGTGAAAGEEAKPKRRTVSRSRKKADSENGELPLAEEEKKPVRRTRKKKEEQAEQQVSE, from the coding sequence ATGAAACAAAGTCAAAATTCACGCCGCGGTCGTCAGAACGCGAAACCCAACAACAATCAGCAGCGGGGAAAAAGCAACAAGGGCAGAAAAGGCGGACGCGGTTCCCAGCCCCAAGGTAATCCCGCAACCCGCCAGGTGGATAGCCACGGGCCACTGGGAAAACAGCGTGGAAATGCAAAACAGCTTTATGAAAAATATAAAACCCTGGCTCGTGAGGCATTTTCTTCCGACAGAATGATTTCGGAATCCCTGTCCCAGTTTGCCGACCATTATTACCGGATCTATGCGGAATATGCGGCTGCTGAAGCTGCGGCCCAGGCGGCCCGGGATGAAGAGCAAAAGCGCAAGGCTGAAGAGGCCGCCGAAAACCAGGCCAATTTCATAGAGGTTGACGGCGATGAAGCAGACGCCGGCGCGGTGAAATCTTCTTCCTCCAAGGAGCCCGAGGGCGGAAAAGACAGCGGAGAAGAAGCTGAAAGTGCCACGATTCTGAGCCTGGATCTGGGCGACGGCACCGGCGCTGCAGCAGGGGAAGAGGCGAAGCCGAAGCGGCGGACTGTGAGCCGCAGCCGCAAGAAAGCGGATTCGGAAAACGGTGAATTGCCCTTGGCGGAAGAGGAAAAGAAGCCGGTCCGCAGAACCCGCAAGAAGAAAGAAGAACAGGCAGAGCAGCAGGTTTCCGAATAG
- the prmC gene encoding peptide chain release factor N(5)-glutamine methyltransferase produces the protein MTADLPAEKNTVAARLREGRRRLAACGIDTAELDARLLLSHVLGCGPMELYLQQDRQLTAPEAGCFKAVLARREQREPLSQILGEKEFWSLTFRVTKDVLTPRPDSETLIEVALARIPDRAAPLRILDLGTGSGCLLLSLLSELPNASGVGLDISDAALDVARDNAKRLGFADRTDFLISDWTRALDPEEKFDIILSNPPYIGEAEKDSLPPEVRHYEPESALYAGAEGLDDYRKLIDQLPDFLAPGGYILFEIGAGQAAAARALLQARGVSDVEVIQDLAGKDRCVCWRP, from the coding sequence ATGACTGCCGACCTGCCCGCAGAGAAAAATACCGTCGCCGCCCGCCTGCGGGAGGGCCGCCGCCGTCTGGCGGCGTGCGGTATTGACACTGCCGAACTGGATGCGCGGCTGCTGCTGTCCCATGTCCTCGGCTGCGGCCCGATGGAGCTCTATCTGCAGCAGGACCGGCAACTGACGGCGCCGGAGGCCGGCTGTTTTAAGGCCGTGCTGGCGCGGCGCGAACAGCGGGAACCCCTGTCGCAGATCCTGGGCGAAAAGGAATTCTGGAGCCTGACTTTCCGGGTAACAAAGGATGTTCTCACCCCGCGGCCGGACAGCGAGACTTTGATCGAGGTGGCGTTGGCCAGGATCCCGGACCGCGCTGCCCCATTGCGCATACTTGACCTTGGCACCGGCAGCGGCTGCCTGCTGCTCAGCCTGCTGAGCGAGCTTCCCAACGCCAGCGGTGTCGGTCTTGATATTTCGGATGCTGCGCTTGACGTGGCGCGGGACAATGCGAAGCGGCTCGGCTTTGCGGACCGCACAGATTTCCTCATCAGCGACTGGACGAGGGCCCTGGACCCGGAGGAGAAATTCGACATTATTCTCTCCAATCCGCCGTACATTGGTGAAGCAGAAAAAGACAGCCTGCCGCCGGAAGTGCGCCACTACGAACCGGAAAGCGCCCTTTACGCCGGTGCGGAGGGACTGGATGACTACCGGAAACTGATTGACCAGTTGCCGGATTTTCTTGCCCCTGGGGGTTATATCCTGTTCGAGATCGGCGCCGGTCAGGCGGCGGCCGCGCGGGCTCTGCTGCAGGCGAGGGGCGTTTCCGATGTGGAGGTCATACAGGACCTGGCGGGGAAAGACCGGTGCGTCTGCTGGCGTCCCTGA
- the prfA gene encoding peptide chain release factor 1 has product MIPQEKLNQLITRHEELEHLMSGGGDLSSDDFVKISREYSDLTPVVKTARDYMALQQEISDLEEMLEDSDTDAEMRELAEMELPDLKEKLPGLEHEVQILLLPKDIDDEKNALLEIRAGTGGDEAALFAGDLFRMYQRYAQLQGWQFEVVSASESDQGGFKEVVVNVSGKGVFAKLKYESGVHRVQRVPETEAGGRIHTSAATVAVMPEVEEVDIKIDEKDLRIDVFRASGPGGQSVNTTDSAVRITHIPTGIVVSQQDEKSQHKNKAKAMKVLMARIYDAERAKMEAERAADRKSQVGSGDRSERIRTYNFPQGRVTDHRINLTLYKLDQIMAGEGLGEVISALITEDQAAKLAEMQL; this is encoded by the coding sequence ATGATACCACAGGAAAAACTGAACCAGCTGATTACACGCCATGAAGAGCTCGAACATCTGATGTCCGGGGGCGGTGATCTCAGTTCCGATGATTTTGTCAAAATTTCCCGCGAGTACAGTGACCTGACGCCGGTGGTGAAAACCGCCCGCGACTATATGGCGCTGCAGCAGGAAATCAGCGACCTCGAGGAGATGCTGGAAGATTCCGACACCGATGCAGAAATGCGGGAGCTGGCGGAGATGGAACTGCCGGACCTGAAGGAAAAGCTTCCCGGCCTCGAGCATGAGGTCCAGATCCTGCTGCTGCCCAAGGATATCGATGACGAAAAAAACGCCCTGCTGGAGATCCGCGCCGGCACCGGCGGCGACGAAGCGGCCCTGTTTGCCGGCGACCTGTTCCGCATGTACCAGCGGTATGCCCAGCTGCAGGGCTGGCAGTTTGAAGTGGTCAGCGCCTCGGAAAGCGACCAGGGCGGCTTCAAGGAAGTGGTGGTCAACGTCAGCGGCAAGGGCGTGTTTGCCAAACTGAAATATGAATCCGGCGTGCACCGGGTGCAGCGGGTGCCGGAGACCGAAGCCGGCGGCCGCATCCATACCTCTGCCGCCACTGTGGCGGTGATGCCGGAGGTGGAAGAAGTGGATATCAAGATCGATGAAAAGGACCTGCGCATTGATGTGTTCCGGGCCAGCGGTCCCGGCGGCCAGTCGGTGAATACCACCGACAGCGCCGTCCGCATCACCCATATCCCGACCGGGATTGTGGTCAGCCAGCAGGATGAAAAATCCCAGCACAAGAACAAGGCCAAGGCCATGAAGGTGCTGATGGCCCGCATCTATGACGCCGAACGCGCCAAGATGGAGGCGGAACGGGCGGCGGACCGGAAAAGCCAGGTGGGCTCCGGCGACCGTTCCGAGCGGATCCGGACCTATAACTTCCCGCAGGGCCGGGTCACCGATCACCGGATCAACCTGACGCTGTACAAGCTTGACCAGATCATGGCCGGCGAGGGGCTGGGAGAGGTGATTTCCGCCCTGATCACAGAGGACCAGGCCGCCAAGCTTGCCGAGATGCAGCTCTGA
- the hisS gene encoding histidine--tRNA ligase, producing MARLQPVRGTHDILGDQARAFRYITETFVKVAERYGHQEISTPIFEFTEVFKRTLGETSDVVSKEMYTFEDRGGESLTLRPEYTAGIARAFISGGLQQDLPLRFYGYGPMFRYERPQKGRMRQFHQIDVEILGVPEPQADIELLALAADLLGELGLMDHITLEINSLGDTESRHAYRDALVDYLTAHKDRLSEDSLNRLDKNPLRILDSKDEGDRAIVADAPVLQDYFNDASTGFFQQVKDGLEALGIAYVVNPRLVRGLDYYSHTAFEFTTDQLGAQGTVLAGGRYDGLIEQMGGPATAGIGWAAGLERLAELVSHNHVPQSARPVAIIPVGGEAQAEALKLARALRHDGYVVDMGYRGNVGKRMKRANKLDSAAAILMGSDELARGKVTIKDLDEGSQQEVDLDKVSDHLMQYR from the coding sequence GTGGCGCGTCTCCAGCCGGTGCGCGGGACTCACGACATATTAGGTGACCAGGCCCGCGCCTTCAGATACATCACGGAAACTTTCGTCAAGGTGGCAGAACGCTATGGCCATCAGGAAATCTCCACACCAATATTTGAATTTACCGAAGTGTTCAAGCGGACCCTCGGTGAAACGTCCGATGTGGTCTCCAAGGAGATGTACACTTTTGAGGACCGCGGCGGGGAAAGCCTGACCCTGCGTCCGGAATATACCGCGGGCATTGCCCGGGCCTTCATCTCCGGCGGCCTGCAGCAGGACCTGCCGCTCAGGTTTTACGGCTATGGACCCATGTTCCGCTACGAGCGGCCGCAAAAGGGCCGCATGCGCCAGTTCCACCAGATTGATGTGGAAATCCTCGGCGTGCCGGAACCGCAGGCGGATATCGAACTTCTGGCCCTGGCGGCGGACTTGCTCGGCGAGCTCGGCCTGATGGACCATATCACCCTGGAAATCAACTCACTGGGCGATACCGAAAGCCGCCATGCTTACCGCGACGCGCTGGTGGATTATCTCACCGCCCATAAGGACCGGCTCAGCGAGGACAGCCTCAATCGTCTGGACAAGAATCCGCTCCGTATCCTCGACAGCAAGGATGAGGGGGATCGGGCGATCGTCGCCGATGCCCCGGTGCTGCAGGACTATTTCAATGACGCCTCGACCGGCTTTTTCCAGCAGGTGAAAGACGGCCTCGAGGCGCTGGGCATTGCCTATGTGGTCAATCCGCGCCTGGTGCGCGGTCTCGATTATTACAGCCACACCGCCTTTGAATTTACCACCGACCAGCTCGGCGCCCAGGGCACGGTGCTGGCCGGCGGCCGCTATGACGGTCTGATCGAACAGATGGGTGGCCCGGCAACGGCGGGAATCGGCTGGGCGGCCGGGCTCGAGCGCCTGGCGGAACTGGTGTCTCACAATCATGTGCCGCAAAGCGCACGACCCGTTGCCATTATACCGGTCGGGGGCGAGGCCCAGGCCGAAGCCCTGAAGCTGGCCCGGGCCCTGCGCCATGACGGCTATGTGGTGGACATGGGCTACCGCGGCAATGTGGGCAAACGCATGAAGCGGGCCAACAAGCTGGACAGCGCCGCCGCCATCCTGATGGGCAGTGACGAGCTGGCCCGCGGCAAGGTCACCATCAAGGACCTGGACGAAGGATCACAGCAGGAAGTGGACCTGGACAAGGTCTCCGATCACCTGATGCAATATCGCTAG
- the ispG gene encoding flavodoxin-dependent (E)-4-hydroxy-3-methylbut-2-enyl-diphosphate synthase, translating to MSVRPYRDIIRRKSRQVMVGDVPVGGDAPISVQSMTNTLTHDVEATMAQIRSLEEAGADIVRVSCPDEESTAALKDIVRQANVPIVADIHFHYKRAIEAAEAGAACLRINPGNIGSADRVREVVRAAKDHGCSMRIGVNAGSLEKHLLEQFGEPCPEAMVQSALEHAKILEDNDFRDFKISVKASDVFLAVAAYQGLAEACDYPLHLGITEAGGLRGGTVKSSIGMGMLLWSGIGDTIRVSLSADPVEEIKVGFEMLKSLDLRHRGVRIVSCPSCARQAFPVIKTVETLEKRLEHISTPMSLSIIGCVVNGPGEARETDIGLTGGGNGNHMVYLSGVTDHKIDDAHIVDHIVELVEQKAAELEAERAKDASVRQAS from the coding sequence ATGAGTGTACGTCCCTATCGCGACATTATACGCAGGAAAAGCCGCCAGGTCATGGTGGGCGATGTGCCTGTGGGCGGTGACGCGCCGATCTCGGTCCAGAGCATGACCAACACGCTGACCCATGATGTCGAGGCGACCATGGCGCAGATCCGGTCGCTGGAAGAGGCCGGCGCCGATATTGTCCGCGTCTCCTGTCCGGACGAGGAAAGCACTGCGGCGCTGAAGGACATCGTGCGCCAGGCCAATGTGCCGATCGTGGCCGACATTCATTTCCATTACAAGCGGGCCATCGAAGCGGCGGAAGCCGGCGCGGCCTGCCTGCGCATCAATCCCGGCAATATCGGTTCCGCCGACCGGGTCCGGGAAGTGGTCAGGGCGGCCAAGGATCACGGCTGCAGCATGCGTATCGGCGTCAATGCCGGCTCGCTGGAAAAACACCTGCTGGAGCAGTTTGGTGAGCCCTGCCCCGAAGCCATGGTGCAGAGTGCGCTGGAGCATGCGAAAATTCTCGAGGATAATGATTTCCGCGACTTCAAGATCAGCGTCAAAGCCTCTGACGTGTTCCTGGCGGTGGCGGCCTACCAAGGCTTGGCCGAAGCCTGCGACTATCCGCTGCATCTCGGCATTACCGAAGCCGGCGGTCTGCGCGGCGGCACGGTGAAATCCTCCATCGGCATGGGCATGCTGCTGTGGTCGGGGATCGGCGATACCATCCGGGTGTCCCTGTCCGCTGACCCGGTCGAGGAAATTAAGGTCGGCTTTGAGATGCTGAAAAGCCTGGACCTGCGTCATCGCGGCGTGCGGATTGTGTCCTGCCCGTCCTGTGCGCGCCAGGCGTTTCCGGTCATCAAAACGGTGGAAACCCTGGAAAAAAGACTGGAACATATCTCCACACCCATGAGTCTCAGCATCATCGGTTGTGTGGTGAACGGTCCCGGCGAGGCCCGGGAAACGGATATTGGCCTGACCGGTGGCGGCAACGGCAACCATATGGTTTACCTGTCGGGCGTAACCGATCACAAGATTGACGACGCCCATATTGTGGATCATATCGTCGAACTGGTGGAACAAAAAGCGGCCGAACTGGAAGCGGAACGAGCTAAAGACGCTTCCGTCCGGCAGGCATCATAA
- a CDS encoding helix-turn-helix domain-containing protein, producing MTGEEVNKAEAGDKNIPDVGSLLSEARKSKGLDSLDYVARELCIRPHLLEALEQNNFSAFPTACYASGFLKSYATYLGLDAASVVSQFKSEYEGATEKVELVFPEVPPRAHLPRTIAASIGSLSLVIMLGVWMMFGSENISGDMLALEDLTGITLAQSTSEPVQAPNQEPVAETTELASVEQPVEDKAETGRKFTFVQQATAKTGEATRKDVMATAVVTDRIRLTADADIWVRISGPEGEILFDRVVQKGEEFFAPDRKGLTLMTSNASALSVFVGDVAISPLGDYGQIVSELALDQKKLLQKTALLQY from the coding sequence ATGACAGGGGAAGAAGTAAATAAGGCAGAGGCGGGGGATAAAAATATCCCCGATGTAGGCAGTTTGCTCTCAGAGGCCCGGAAATCAAAAGGACTGGATAGTCTCGACTATGTAGCCCGGGAACTTTGTATTCGACCGCATCTGCTGGAAGCTCTCGAACAGAATAATTTTTCTGCTTTTCCGACAGCCTGCTACGCGAGCGGTTTTCTGAAAAGCTATGCAACCTATCTTGGCCTGGATGCGGCATCCGTCGTCAGCCAGTTCAAATCCGAATATGAAGGCGCCACCGAGAAAGTGGAGCTGGTGTTCCCGGAGGTGCCGCCGCGGGCGCATCTGCCGCGAACCATCGCCGCCTCCATCGGCAGCCTGTCACTGGTGATCATGCTGGGCGTATGGATGATGTTCGGCAGTGAAAATATCAGCGGGGATATGCTGGCGCTGGAAGATCTCACCGGCATTACCCTGGCGCAATCTACTTCCGAACCGGTCCAGGCGCCAAACCAGGAGCCGGTGGCTGAAACAACAGAACTGGCCTCTGTTGAGCAGCCGGTCGAGGACAAAGCCGAAACAGGACGCAAGTTCACTTTCGTTCAGCAGGCCACCGCCAAGACCGGCGAGGCCACCCGCAAGGATGTGATGGCCACTGCGGTTGTGACTGACCGTATCCGGCTGACTGCTGACGCAGACATCTGGGTCCGGATCTCCGGCCCGGAAGGCGAAATCCTGTTTGACCGTGTGGTGCAGAAAGGCGAGGAATTCTTTGCCCCGGATCGCAAGGGCCTGACCCTGATGACCAGCAATGCTTCCGCTCTTTCCGTCTTTGTCGGCGATGTGGCCATTTCTCCGCTCGGGGATTACGGCCAGATTGTTTCCGAACTGGCGCTGGACCAGAAAAAACTGCTGCAGAAAACCGCGTTGTTGCAGTATTAA
- the ptsP gene encoding phosphoenolpyruvate--protein phosphotransferase: MTPASSAPRLLIRRLHQIMAGTGDAEDRLNQLVRLIAGNMVSEVCSVYFLRGGEMLELFATEGLKESAIHATRLQVGEGLVGHVAATGIPLNLANAQNHPKFVYRPETGEEIYHSFLGVPILRASNVAGVLVIQNKTLRQYSEEEVEVLQTVAMVLAELVAGGELFDPLEQPEGTLERAATPSFEGVVFSEGLAEGRAVLHEPKVEVTHHLSSDPARELKRLDEALENLVGQIDEMMLAEDFRHHGEHQEILDVYKMFARDKGWKTKISEVIETGLTAEAAVERIQTDNRSRMQQTDDPYLRERLSDLDDLSNRLIRHLVGKTGTAAADNLPDNVILVAQNMGPAELLDYDRDKLQAVILQQGAPTAHVAIVARALGIPMVGQVEGALRHVEEGEQVIVDGVDGIIYFSPLPEILQSYQENIRSRAELLASYEALRDKRAVTQDGVEIDLFINAGLTIDMDGLEHTGAKGVGLFRTEFQFMIGATMPKVDSQAEFYKSILDTAGDKPVVFRTLDIGGDKPVPFLKRDEEANPALGWRAMRISLDRPALLRYQLRALFLAAEGREISIMFPMIADVHEFRSARSILDKELAWLDRFGKVKPKKVRVGTMLEVPSLVWQLDNLLPLVDFVSIGSNDLMQFFFACDRENPKLAERYDPLSPAALGMMKFIIDKCNEYDVPVTLCGELGGKPLAALGLLGVGLRRLSIAPASVGPVKMMIRSLNLGQLQDYMQGLLSRSDHSVRNSILTFAKDHGIQIR; this comes from the coding sequence ATGACCCCCGCAAGCAGTGCACCGCGTCTTTTGATAAGACGGTTACACCAGATCATGGCCGGAACGGGCGACGCCGAGGACCGCCTGAACCAGCTGGTGCGCCTGATTGCCGGGAATATGGTCTCGGAAGTGTGCTCGGTCTATTTCCTGCGTGGCGGGGAAATGCTGGAACTGTTCGCCACCGAAGGCCTGAAGGAAAGTGCCATCCATGCCACCCGGCTGCAGGTGGGCGAGGGCCTGGTGGGTCATGTGGCCGCTACCGGCATTCCGCTGAACCTGGCCAATGCCCAGAACCATCCCAAATTCGTTTACCGGCCGGAAACCGGTGAGGAAATCTACCATTCCTTCCTTGGCGTGCCGATCCTGCGCGCCAGCAATGTGGCCGGTGTTCTGGTCATTCAGAACAAGACGCTCAGGCAATATTCCGAAGAAGAGGTAGAGGTCCTGCAGACGGTGGCCATGGTGCTGGCGGAGCTTGTGGCCGGCGGGGAACTGTTCGATCCCCTCGAGCAGCCGGAAGGCACCCTGGAACGGGCCGCCACCCCGAGTTTCGAAGGTGTGGTCTTTTCCGAAGGGCTGGCGGAAGGCCGGGCCGTGCTGCACGAACCCAAGGTCGAGGTGACCCACCATTTGTCCAGTGATCCTGCACGCGAACTCAAACGTCTGGATGAGGCGCTGGAAAACCTGGTCGGCCAGATCGACGAAATGATGCTGGCGGAAGATTTCAGACACCACGGGGAACATCAGGAAATCCTCGACGTCTACAAGATGTTCGCCCGGGACAAGGGCTGGAAGACCAAGATCTCGGAAGTGATCGAAACCGGCCTCACCGCCGAGGCGGCAGTCGAACGTATTCAGACCGACAACCGCAGCCGCATGCAGCAGACCGACGACCCCTATCTCAGGGAACGGCTCAGCGACCTGGATGATCTGTCCAACCGGCTGATCCGCCATCTGGTGGGCAAGACCGGAACGGCCGCGGCGGACAATCTGCCGGATAACGTCATTCTCGTGGCTCAGAATATGGGGCCGGCAGAACTGCTCGATTATGACAGGGACAAACTTCAGGCGGTGATCCTGCAGCAGGGGGCGCCGACCGCCCATGTGGCCATTGTCGCCCGGGCCCTCGGCATACCCATGGTCGGTCAGGTGGAAGGCGCCCTGCGTCATGTGGAGGAAGGGGAGCAGGTCATCGTCGATGGTGTTGACGGCATCATCTATTTCTCGCCGCTGCCGGAAATCCTGCAAAGCTACCAGGAGAATATCCGGAGCCGGGCTGAACTGCTGGCCAGTTACGAAGCACTTCGGGACAAAAGGGCCGTGACCCAGGACGGGGTGGAAATCGACCTGTTCATCAATGCCGGCCTGACCATCGATATGGACGGCCTGGAACACACCGGCGCCAAGGGCGTCGGTTTGTTCCGCACCGAATTCCAGTTCATGATCGGCGCCACCATGCCCAAGGTGGACAGCCAGGCAGAATTTTACAAATCCATACTGGATACCGCCGGGGACAAGCCGGTGGTGTTCCGCACTCTGGATATCGGCGGCGACAAACCGGTGCCGTTCCTGAAGCGGGACGAGGAAGCAAACCCGGCGCTGGGCTGGCGGGCAATGCGGATCTCGCTCGATCGGCCGGCCCTTCTGCGCTATCAGTTGCGCGCCCTGTTTCTGGCGGCGGAAGGACGGGAAATCAGCATCATGTTCCCGATGATTGCCGATGTGCATGAATTCAGGTCGGCCCGGTCTATCCTCGACAAGGAACTTGCCTGGCTCGACCGGTTCGGCAAGGTCAAACCGAAAAAGGTCCGGGTCGGTACCATGCTGGAAGTGCCGTCCCTGGTCTGGCAGCTGGACAACCTGCTGCCGCTGGTGGATTTTGTCTCCATCGGCAGCAACGACCTGATGCAGTTCTTTTTTGCCTGTGACAGGGAAAATCCGAAACTAGCCGAACGGTATGACCCGCTATCTCCGGCAGCGCTCGGCATGATGAAATTTATCATCGACAAATGTAACGAGTATGACGTCCCGGTCACCTTGTGCGGGGAACTGGGCGGCAAGCCGCTTGCCGCGCTCGGCCTGTTGGGGGTCGGCCTCAGGCGACTGTCCATTGCGCCCGCATCAGTGGGGCCGGTCAAGATGATGATCCGCAGCCTCAACCTGGGGCAGTTGCAGGATTATATGCAGGGGCTGCTGAGTCGCTCTGATCATTCGGTTCGAAACAGCATTTTGACATTTGCCAAGGATCACGGCATTCAGATTCGCTGA